The following proteins come from a genomic window of Chanos chanos chromosome 15, fChaCha1.1, whole genome shotgun sequence:
- the LOC115828813 gene encoding phospholipase A and acyltransferase 3-like, which produces MCEMNQRKSWEIPDVKIKLPAKTTLPRWRKRFVAPATYGKPQPGDLIEIFRGTYQHWALYIGQGSIIHLAPPCEVAGSRLTCLTSVMYDKAVVMREDLGDVAGRDRFHVNNRLDSEHKPRSVCLIVRDALSLQGLEMPYCILSGNCEHFVTELRYGQAVSRQIRYTVKLGIRTMSLGMRILSTTTNCSSEQDKKKKKKSAS; this is translated from the exons ATGTGTGAGATGAATCAGAGGAAGAGCTGGGAGATACCCGATGTGAAGATCAAACTCCCTGCAAAGACTACGTTACCCAGGTGGAGGAAACGGTTTGTGGCCCCAGCCACA tatggGAAACCCCAGCCAGGGGACCTGATTGAGATTTTTCGAGGGACTTACCAACACTGGGCTTTATACATAGGGCAGGGGAGCATCATTCACCTGGCTCCTCCTT GCGAAGTCGCGGGGTCAAGACTCACCTGTCTGACGTCTGTGATGTATGATAAGGCCGTAGTGATGAGAGAGGATTTGGGCGACGTGGCGGGAAGAGACAGATTTCACGTCAACAATCGACTGGATAGCGAACACAAACCCAGGAGCGTGTGTCTCATTGTCAGGGACGCACTGAGTCTCCAGGGCCTGGAGATGCCTTACTGCATCCTGAGTGGAAACTGTGAGCACTTTGTTACAGAGTTACGGTACGGACAGGCCGTGTCACGACAG ATCCGTTATACTGTGAAACTAGGCATTCGGACAATGTCTTTAGGAATGAGGATTCTGTCTACCACAACAAACTGCTCCAGTGAAcaagacaagaagaagaaaaagaaaagtgcatCCTAG
- the zfpl1 gene encoding zinc finger protein-like 1 yields MGLCKCPKRKVTNLFCFEHRVNVCEHCLVSNHNKCIVQSYLQWLQDSDYNPNCSLCSIPLNSQDTVRLVCYDVFHWSCLNDLASRLPLYTAPAGYQCPTCQGPVFPPSNLASPVADMLRDQLSSVNWARAGLGLPLIEDPAEPEESMTQDVTDYSDWSAFDTQAAESSVSAPSLSYTPEPSLVTSPLHQEARPLVHNNGGLAAHDHSVIDMITATTSDTITINTASSPRKVYDTRDSGHASVTQIDFDDDKYRRRPTLSWFAQILKNRTGNKKRALTLKQRVLMLLLLGVVGFFTLIIIMAKLGRASAESDPNLDPMLNPNIRVGNM; encoded by the exons ATGGGTCTGTGTAAGTGCCCCAAGAGGAAGGTGACCAACCTGTTCTGTTTCGAGCACCGAGTCAATGTGTGCGAACACTGCCTCGTCTCCAATCACAATAAG TGCATTGTACAGTCTTATCTTCAGTGGCTGCAGGATAGTGATTACAACCCAAACTGCAGCCTGTGCAGTATCCCACTGAACTCCCAGGACACAGTGAGGCTGGTGTGTTATG ATGTTTTCCATTGGTCATGTCTGAACGACCTGGCGTCCCGTTTGCCCCTGTACACCGCTCCGGCGGGATACCAGTGCCCAACGTGTCAGGGCCCCGTGTTTCCTCCGTCAAACCTGGCCAGTCCCGTGGCAGACATGCTGAGAGACCAGCTGTCCTCTGTCAACTGGGCCAGAGCAGGGCTGGGCCTCCCACTG ATCGAAGACCCAGCCGAGCCAGAGGAGAGCATGACACAGGATGTCACAGATTACAGCGACTGGTCCGCGTTTGACA CCCAGGCTGCAGAGTCATCTGTatctgccccctccctctcctacACCCCTGAGCCCAGTCTGGTCACATCCCCTCTTCATCAGGAGGCCCGACCACTGGTCCACAACAACGGAGGACTGGCCGCCCATGACCACTCCGTCATCGACATGATTACAGCTACCACATCcgacaccatcaccatcaacacag CCTCATCCCCCAGAAAGGTGTATGACACGCGGGATTCAGGTCACGCCTCTGTGACACAGATCGACTTTGACGATGACAAGTATCGCCGACGGCCCACGCTCAGCTGGTTTGCACAGATCCTAAA GAACCGCACGGGCAATAAGAAACGGGCGCTGACTCTGAAACAGAGGGTGCTGATGCTGCTCCTGCTGGGCGTGGTTGGCTTCTtcaccctcatcatcatcatggcCAAACTGGGCCGGGCCTCGGCCGAGTCCGACCCGAACCTGGACCCCATGCTGAACCCAAACATCCGCGTGGGGAACATGTGA
- the cdca5 gene encoding sororin: MSNRTPKLDSSGQSAKKRGENKKPDEPTPSRRRSARLSGNEQTSKPSLIQVVPVVAKRSTITVRKIAPRKTQVPSQENKENVERPSDVTAKRSKTFSPPPAPLSKPPKVLSPILPPRSPPAQSQDESQDALWSQKVRRSYSRLSAGDASFESPKHLASSSPSPSHRETLFGFEKLLTPEVNRKANLSRGAPQASSSLCGGSFNASAADENSACAEPDPNIPGVALSKKNLRRKRVQQIKMSEFDVLAAKMNAEFQEAESFELVVE; the protein is encoded by the exons ATGAGTAACAGGACACCCAAGTTAGATTCGAGTGGACAGTCCGCCAAGAAGAGGGGCGAAAACAAAA AACCAGATGAACCAACTCCTTCGCGGAGGAGATCTGCCCGATTGTCGGGAAATGAACAAACGAGCAAACCCAGTCTGATTCAGGTGG TACCAGTGGTTGCCAAACGTTCAACAATCACCGTCAGAAAAATCGCACCGAGGAAAACCCAG gttccatcacaggaaaacaaagagaatgtgGAGCGACCATCTGACGTGACCGCCAAGAGGTCCAAAACCTTCTCCCCACCCCCAGCTCCGCTCTCCAAGCCCCCCAAAGTCCTGTCCCCCATCCTGCCCCCCAGGTCACCCCCGGCTCAGTCCCAAGACGAATCCCAGGATGCCCTGTGGTCCCAGAAGGTCCGGCGTTCCTACAGCCGACTCAGCGCGGGAGACGCCTCCTTCGAGAGTCCCAAACACCTGGCTTCGTCCTCCCCGTCTCCCAGCCATCGAGAGACCCTGTTTGGCTTCGAGAAACTCCTGACCCCCGAGGTGAACCGAAAAGCCAACCTTTCCAGAGGGGCACCCCAGGCctcgtcctctctctgtgggggtTCATTTAACGCCTCCGCGGCCGACGAGAATTCAGCCTGCGCTGAGCCCGATCCCAACATCCCTGGAGTCGCCCTGtccaaaaaaaacctgaggaggaagagggtgcAACAGATAAAG ATGTCAGAGTTTGATGTTCTGGCTGCAAAAATGAATGCAGAGTTTCAAGAAGCAGAAAGTTTTGAGTTGGTGGTGGAGTGA
- the LOC115828816 gene encoding RDS/peripherin-like protein xRDS35, which yields MVVGKMKFPFEKRVKLAQGLWLLSWLATLGGAFTFTLGCFLKTELRRRAEVMDNTEIHIVPNTLMLVGLASLGINYFAGRICQDTLDVARFPRWQSFLKPYFTISIFFTSLMLISVILSYAMKGNLEASLKIGLKNGIRFYKDTDTPGRCFQKQTIDRLQMEFQCCGNTDYKDWFEVQWISNRYLDFSSKEVKDRIKSNVDGRYLVDGVPFSCCNPSSPRPCIQYQITNNTAHYNYEHQTEELNIFIRGCREALVNYYMGLMNTIGAGVLSVFLVQASVLASLRYLQTSTEAVLGQENTEIETEGYLLEKGVKETIMETLDPIIKIFQLNQVASGGGEAGAAEAGAAAS from the exons ATGGTGGTGGGAAAGATGAAATTCCCCTTTGAAAAAAGGGTGAAGCTGGCCCAGGGGCTTTGGCTGCTCTCCTGGCTGGCCACTTTGGGTGGAGCCTTCACCTTCACCCTTGGGTGCTTCCTCAAGACAGAACTGCGCAGGCGGGCCGAG GTGATGGACAACACGGAGATCCACATCGTACCCAACACACTCATGCTGGTGGGTCTAGCCTCGCTGGGCATCAACTACTTCGCCGGACGCATCTGTCAAGACACCCTTGATGTCGCGCGTTTTCCCCGTTGGCAGAGCTTCCTAAAACCTTACTTCACCATCTCCATCTTCTTCACCTCCCTCATGCTGATCTCAGTGATCCTGAGCTACGCCATGAAGGGAAACCTGGAGGCCTCGCTGAAGATCGGCTTGAAGAACGGCATCCGCTTCTACAAGGACACGGACACCCCGGGACGCTGCTTCCAGAAGCAGACCATTGACCGCCTCCAGATGGAATTCCAGTGCTGTGGAAACACCGACTACAAGGACTGGTTCGAGGTGCAATGGATTAGCAACCGCTACCTGGACTTCAGTTCCAAGGAGGtcaaaga CCGAATTAAGAGTAACGTGGATGGGCGTTACCTGGTGGATGGTGTACCCTTCAGCTGCTGTAACCCCAGCTCACCAAGACCCTGCATCCAGTACCAAATCACCAACAACACTGCCCACTACAACTATGAGCACCAGACGGAGGAGCTCAACATCTTCATCCGTGGGTGCAGGGAGGCCCTGGTCAACTACTACATGGGCCTGATGAACACCATTGGGGCAGGagtcctgtctgtcttcttGGTCCAG GCGTCCGTGCTTGCGAGCCTGCGGTACCTGCAGACATCCACAGAGGCTGTGCTGGGACAGGAGAACACCGAGATCGAGACAGAAGGTTACCTCCTGGAGAAAGGAGTGAAGGAGACCATCATGGAGACGCTGGACCCCATCATCAAAATTTTCCAGCTGAATCAAGTGGCCTCAGGGGGCGGGGAGGCCGGTGCCGCAGAGGCAGGAGCAGCTGCCAGTTAA